One window from the genome of Magnolia sinica isolate HGM2019 chromosome 4, MsV1, whole genome shotgun sequence encodes:
- the LOC131242359 gene encoding homeobox-leucine zipper protein ATHB-6-like, translated as MKRPSISDSSGVMIPVCSSAETKGSGSKNNVYNRGFRSMLDSMDDEDCIEESGLIGEKKRRLSIEQVKTLEKSFEVENKLEPERKVTLARELGLQPRQVAVWFQNRRARWKTKQLEKDYGLLKSDYESLKLNLDTLRRDNEALSVEIEELKSKLGVKNVENGCRVKQEIIQSESKNRVLEHSKMEDDIDQSHEHCDGGGLMMFGDFKDGSSDSDSSAILNEDNGPHSAISCEILHPNEQPVPSILRFDCASSSHSSINYLQFSDYPRIASNTQKAYHQMMKMEENNLLTGGDEHCNLFEEEQAPSLSWYCPEPWI; from the exons ATGAAGCGGCCCAGTATCTCAGATTCCTCGGGTGTTATGATTCCTGTCTGCTCATCTGCAG AAACCAAAGGCTCAGGAAGCAAAAACAATGTCTACAATAGGGGATTTCGATCCATGTTAGATAGCATGGACGATGAAGATTGCATTGAAGAATCCGGACTGATCGGTGAAAAGAAGCGGCGTCTTAGCATTGAGCAGGTGAAGACCTTGGAGAAGAGCTTCGAAGTCGAAAACAAGCTCGAGCCCGAGCGGAAGGTGACGCTGGCTCGAGAACTAGGATTGCAGCCACGGCAGGTTGCCGTTTGGTTCCAAAACCGGCGAGCCCGTTGGAAAACCAAGCAATTGGAGAAAGATTATGGCCTCTTGAAGTCCGATTACGAATCTCTTAAGCTCAATCTCGATACTCTCCGTCGCGACAACGAAGCATTGTCAGTAGAG ATAGAAGAACTGAAATCGAAGCTCGGAGTGAAGAACGTAGAGAACGGCTGCCGTGTGAAACAGGAAATCATTCAATCTGAATCCAAAAACAGGGTATTGGAACATAGCAAGATGGAGGACGATATCGATCAGAGCCATGAGCATTGTGATGGCGGCGGGCTCATGATGTTTGGCGACTTCAAAGATGGATCGTCGGACAGTGATTCGAGCGCGATCTTAAACGAAGATAATGGACCACACAGTGCTATCTCCTGTGAAATTCTTCATCCAAATGAACAGCCTGTTCCGTCGATTCTCAGATTCGACTGTGCATCTTCTTCCCATTCTTCAATCAATTACCTTCAATTCTCGGACTATCCCCGCATTGCTTCAAACACCCAAAAGGCGTATCATCAGATGATGAAGATGGAAGAGAATAATCTCCTGACTGGAGGAGATGAGCATTGCAATCTCTTCGAAGAAGAACAGGCTCCGAGCCTTTCATGGTACTGTCCTGAGCCATGGATTTGA